A stretch of the Bacteroidia bacterium genome encodes the following:
- a CDS encoding NADH-quinone oxidoreductase subunit C, whose product MAELSHQIIIEDLISQFGNSISDIEVPYGMLTFTCEPAKIPELFEYLFFHKQFQFRFLTDLCGVHFPDNKGKELGVVYHVHSWLHNIYLRVKTFVPIENPRVPTLTKLYASANWQERETYDFYGIIFDGHPNLTRILNVDDMDYHPMRKEYPLEDATRRDKEDLYFGR is encoded by the coding sequence ATGGCAGAGCTTTCGCATCAAATTATTATAGAAGACCTAATTAGTCAATTTGGGAATAGCATTTCTGATATTGAAGTGCCGTATGGTATGCTCACCTTTACGTGTGAGCCCGCAAAAATTCCTGAATTGTTTGAATATTTATTTTTTCATAAGCAATTTCAGTTTCGTTTTCTAACTGACTTGTGCGGCGTACATTTTCCTGACAATAAAGGAAAGGAACTCGGTGTAGTATATCATGTGCATAGTTGGCTACATAATATCTATCTACGTGTAAAAACTTTTGTACCTATAGAAAATCCAAGAGTACCTACCCTTACTAAACTTTATGCCTCAGCGAATTGGCAAGAGCGGGAAACCTATGATTTTTATGGAATTATTTTTGACGGACATCCTAACCTCACACGCATTTTGAATGTAGATGATATGGATTATCACCCCATGCGAAAAGAGTATCCTTTAGAAGATGCTACTCGCAGGGATAAAGAGGATTTATATTTTGGTAGATAA
- a CDS encoding carboxy terminal-processing peptidase → MKIHFFLPRLIYLILLLFWIVNTFVLAQKLKDELLTPQNIQDDLKALKYIIQRYHIQPRKFNDSLSKDIFHKFLTYVTHNEAFFTKKEYEQLAQYQTYLDNELHGEEVKFLPMFLPLFKNKVEQTIQRIEKISQNPFQFTKNQTFEPETDQIRYYLEDEIAIQQFWESKLKYAALLKIAQKVGKQNLSLDKIIQQYESTARQQIKQTEIRKLNNLLKHPIGYDRYMLARYLLSIVLCQDPHSYYLTQSEMENLMQEVADKKASFGLKLAENAQGEVYIEQLVPGGSAWKTNELHKGDILVEIQLAGKERIEVLPYSLQEINELLETENTTLFLTVQKANKTLKTVSLSKSIIKRDEENLVKSFIIEGERRVGYIALPGFYTNYEVEQSKGCANDVAKEILKMKQENIEGLILDLRFNGGGSLIEGVELAGIFIDEGALTIITQKDSKPTILKDMNRGTVYDGKLLVMVNRASASASEMLAAVLQDYNRALIVGTNTFGKATGQRPFPVVAPDKEFKKINLHFAYLSHVKLYRITGKTTQLVGVQPDIEIPDNLSPQNYSEASYDFALPADSIDKKVIFKPLPALPKAKLLAKHKQRMSRPISPINQTLQEVAQNTNKQPKTIPLDLAAFLKWYQQSHEETAKPLPNNAFLSLRNLKANETILAIDEFGRETTQKLINKLNHDAHLAESYQILLDWINE, encoded by the coding sequence ATGAAAATTCATTTTTTCTTACCTCGTTTGATTTATCTAATCTTATTGCTCTTCTGGATAGTCAATACTTTTGTTCTTGCACAAAAGTTAAAAGACGAACTACTTACACCACAAAATATTCAAGACGATTTGAAAGCCCTCAAATACATTATTCAACGGTATCACATTCAGCCAAGAAAATTTAACGATAGCTTATCCAAAGACATTTTTCACAAATTCCTAACTTACGTTACACACAACGAAGCTTTTTTTACAAAAAAAGAATACGAGCAATTAGCCCAATACCAAACCTATTTAGATAACGAACTACACGGCGAAGAAGTAAAATTTTTACCCATGTTTCTACCTCTATTTAAGAACAAAGTTGAGCAAACTATTCAACGCATTGAGAAAATCTCTCAAAACCCTTTCCAATTTACTAAAAATCAAACCTTTGAACCCGAGACCGACCAAATACGTTACTACCTTGAAGACGAGATAGCTATCCAACAATTTTGGGAAAGCAAATTAAAATATGCTGCACTACTCAAAATAGCTCAAAAAGTAGGCAAGCAAAATCTTTCGCTTGATAAAATAATCCAACAATACGAATCTACAGCTCGCCAACAAATCAAGCAGACAGAAATCCGTAAGTTAAACAATTTGCTCAAACACCCCATTGGCTATGACAGGTATATGTTAGCACGTTATCTTCTATCCATCGTGCTTTGCCAAGATCCTCACTCTTACTATCTTACACAAAGCGAAATGGAAAATCTAATGCAGGAAGTTGCAGATAAAAAAGCCTCTTTCGGGCTAAAATTAGCTGAAAATGCACAAGGGGAAGTTTATATAGAGCAACTTGTCCCAGGTGGAAGTGCCTGGAAAACCAATGAATTACATAAAGGCGACATTTTAGTAGAAATACAACTTGCAGGAAAAGAAAGAATAGAAGTACTACCATACAGCTTGCAAGAAATAAATGAATTACTAGAAACTGAAAATACAACTCTTTTTCTTACAGTACAAAAAGCCAACAAAACCCTCAAAACGGTTAGCCTCTCTAAAAGTATCATTAAAAGAGATGAGGAGAACCTAGTAAAAAGTTTCATCATTGAAGGTGAAAGACGAGTCGGATATATCGCTCTTCCAGGTTTTTATACCAATTATGAAGTTGAGCAAAGTAAAGGTTGTGCAAATGATGTTGCTAAAGAAATTCTAAAAATGAAGCAAGAAAATATTGAAGGGCTTATCCTTGATCTTCGCTTCAACGGTGGCGGCTCTCTCATAGAAGGTGTAGAACTAGCAGGTATTTTTATTGACGAGGGAGCTTTAACTATCATTACACAAAAAGATAGTAAACCTACAATTCTAAAAGATATGAATCGCGGCACAGTCTATGACGGCAAACTACTAGTTATGGTGAACCGTGCAAGTGCCTCTGCTTCAGAAATGTTAGCAGCTGTTCTGCAGGATTATAATCGTGCTTTAATCGTAGGTACAAATACTTTCGGTAAAGCCACAGGGCAACGACCTTTCCCTGTAGTAGCTCCTGACAAAGAGTTCAAGAAAATCAATTTACATTTTGCTTACCTCAGCCATGTCAAGCTTTATCGTATTACAGGCAAAACCACCCAACTCGTAGGCGTACAGCCTGATATTGAAATCCCTGACAATCTCTCTCCACAAAACTATTCAGAGGCAAGTTATGATTTTGCCCTTCCTGCAGATAGTATAGATAAAAAGGTAATTTTCAAGCCTTTACCTGCTTTGCCAAAAGCTAAACTTCTTGCTAAACATAAGCAAAGAATGAGTCGCCCTATTAGCCCTATTAACCAAACCTTACAAGAAGTAGCTCAAAATACTAATAAACAACCCAAAACCATCCCCCTAGATTTAGCCGCTTTTTTGAAATGGTACCAACAAAGCCATGAAGAAACAGCAAAACCACTACCCAACAATGCATTTTTAAGTTTACGAAATTTGAAAGCTAATGAAACGATATTAGCCATTGACGAGTTTGGAAGAGAAACTACACAAAAGCTAATCAACAAATTAAACCACGATGCTCACCTTGCCGAAAGTTATCAAATCTTATTAGATTGGATAAATGAATAA
- the nuoI gene encoding NADH-quinone oxidoreductase subunit NuoI, whose translation MKLTNRSKQVSNKKMTLAEKIYLPAIVNGLGITIKHLFKKKATIQYPEQQRPMSQTFRGLHVLKRDEEGRERCTACGLCALACPAEAITMVAAERKPGEEHLYREEKYAAVYEINMLRCIFCGLCEEACPKEAIFLQNNKMAPAFYERGDVIYGKDKLLEPMPNK comes from the coding sequence ATGAAACTAACCAACCGAAGTAAACAGGTAAGTAACAAAAAAATGACCTTAGCTGAAAAAATTTACTTACCTGCTATTGTAAACGGATTAGGAATTACAATAAAGCATTTGTTTAAGAAAAAAGCCACTATTCAATATCCTGAACAGCAACGCCCTATGAGCCAAACCTTTCGAGGCTTGCATGTTCTCAAACGTGATGAAGAGGGCAGAGAAAGATGTACTGCCTGTGGCTTGTGTGCTTTAGCCTGCCCTGCAGAAGCAATTACAATGGTTGCCGCAGAGCGTAAACCCGGCGAAGAGCACCTATACCGAGAGGAGAAGTATGCTGCTGTATATGAAATCAACATGTTACGTTGTATCTTCTGTGGCTTGTGCGAAGAAGCCTGCCCCAAAGAGGCTATATTTTTGCAAAACAACAAAATGGCACCTGCCTTCTACGAACGCGGTGATGTAATCTACGGAAAAGATAAATTACTAGAACCTATGCCCAACAAGTAA
- a CDS encoding NADH-quinone oxidoreductase subunit B, whose protein sequence is MSVTPKMVEAPEGYQGQGFFATSFDKVIGLARANSLWPLPFATSCCGIEFMATMGSHYDIARFGAERPSFSPRQADLLMVMGTIAKKMAPVVRQVYEQMVEPRWVIAVGACASSGGIFDTYSVLQGIDRVIPVDVYVPGCPPRPEQIIEGLLKIQELAKNESLRRRNSEEYQKLLASYNIQVS, encoded by the coding sequence ATGTCAGTTACTCCTAAAATGGTAGAGGCTCCTGAGGGCTATCAAGGGCAAGGTTTTTTTGCCACAAGTTTTGATAAGGTTATTGGGTTAGCTCGCGCTAATTCCTTGTGGCCTCTTCCCTTCGCTACCTCGTGCTGTGGGATAGAATTTATGGCTACGATGGGTTCGCACTACGATATAGCCCGCTTTGGAGCAGAGAGGCCAAGTTTCTCACCACGCCAAGCCGATTTACTTATGGTGATGGGAACAATTGCCAAGAAGATGGCACCTGTGGTGCGTCAAGTATATGAGCAAATGGTAGAGCCTCGTTGGGTAATCGCCGTAGGAGCATGTGCCTCTAGTGGTGGGATTTTTGATACATACAGCGTTTTGCAAGGTATTGACCGTGTAATACCTGTGGATGTCTATGTACCAGGTTGTCCTCCTCGCCCTGAGCAAATTATTGAAGGATTGCTTAAAATCCAAGAATTAGCCAAAAATGAAAGTCTTAGACGCAGAAACTCAGAGGAATATCAAAAGCTATTAGCTTCGTATAATATTCAGGTGAGTTAG
- a CDS encoding 2Fe-2S iron-sulfur cluster-binding protein has translation MLKVTIDNIQIDVPQGTTILQAARMIGGNIVPPAMCYYSKLQGSGGKCRTCLVKVTQSSAKDPRPMPKLVPSCITAVQDGMVVENSINEEVLEARRGVVEFLLINHPLDCPICDQAGECHLQDLSYQHGVSGTRYEEERRTFEKIDIGDKIQLHMTRCILCYRCVYVADQITDKRVHGVLKRGDAAEIGTYIENVINNDFSGNVIDVCPVGALTDKTFRFKSRVWFTKPVNAHRNCDKCKGEVILWYQGSEVLRVTARKDEYGEVKDFICNTCRFEKKKTSDWIIEGNANIKRTSVIAQNHKVHKLVPDFGFRQAEAQYKKIDDEHRPSKLPLEKSAIVNKVTKSKFEK, from the coding sequence ATGCTGAAAGTAACTATTGATAATATACAAATAGATGTCCCACAAGGTACTACTATTTTACAAGCTGCTCGCATGATTGGTGGCAATATCGTACCACCTGCTATGTGTTATTACTCTAAACTACAGGGAAGTGGTGGAAAATGCCGTACTTGCTTGGTAAAAGTAACGCAGAGTTCTGCAAAGGATCCGCGTCCAATGCCTAAACTTGTACCTTCGTGTATTACTGCTGTGCAGGATGGTATGGTAGTAGAAAATTCTATCAATGAAGAAGTATTAGAGGCGCGTAGAGGAGTGGTAGAATTTTTACTTATTAACCATCCGTTGGATTGTCCTATTTGCGACCAGGCAGGTGAATGCCATTTACAAGATCTTAGCTACCAACACGGCGTTTCAGGGACAAGATATGAAGAAGAGCGTAGAACTTTTGAAAAAATAGATATTGGGGATAAAATACAGCTTCACATGACGCGCTGTATTTTATGCTATCGTTGTGTTTATGTAGCAGATCAAATCACAGATAAGCGTGTTCATGGAGTTCTTAAACGAGGTGATGCTGCTGAGATTGGTACCTATATTGAAAATGTGATTAATAACGACTTTTCAGGAAATGTAATAGATGTCTGTCCCGTAGGAGCTTTAACTGATAAAACCTTCCGATTTAAGAGTAGAGTTTGGTTTACGAAACCTGTAAATGCTCACCGAAATTGTGATAAATGTAAAGGAGAGGTTATACTTTGGTACCAAGGTTCAGAGGTGCTTCGTGTTACTGCACGCAAGGATGAATATGGGGAAGTAAAAGATTTCATTTGTAATACCTGCCGCTTTGAGAAGAAAAAAACTTCTGACTGGATAATTGAAGGAAATGCTAATATTAAACGTACCTCAGTAATTGCTCAGAATCATAAAGTACACAAACTAGTTCCTGATTTTGGTTTTAGACAAGCCGAAGCACAATATAAAAAAATTGATGATGAGCATCGACCTTCTAAACTTCCATTAGAAAAATCAGCAATAGTGAATAAGGTAACTAAAAGTAAATTTGAGAAATGA
- a CDS encoding alpha-1,4-glucan--maltose-1-phosphate maltosyltransferase → MGAFFSCFSSINKKLCILAPQKLSFLIETNTKVHILMAQNRVIIENVQPEIDGGKYPAKRVVGQIVKVTADIFADGHDVIAAEVAYKHEKEKAWKRNSFTHLGNDAWVSEFKVEKQGYYEFKIEGWIDHALTWQHNIERKINDKQFVNIELLDGIQYLESLIEKVTKAEGKYLQHLVDLFRDSEKYHEAIKEALSPQLREIFEKYPQRKFTTTYDKVLRVYVDRKKALFSAWYEFFPRSTGEHGRHGTFKDCHKIIPRIAAMGFDTIYFPPIHPIGSDFKKGKNNSLNASPEDVGSCWAIGNVEGGHKDILPALGTLEDFKELIKYCESYGIEIAMDYALQCSPNHPYVKQYPQWFKWRPDGTVQYAENPPKKYQDILPINFETDDWKNLWNELLSILFYWIEVGIKIFRVDNPHTKSFRFWEWAISEVKKKYPDVIFLSEAFTRPKVMHMLAKLGFTQSYTYYTWRNTKYELSQYMTELTKGEGKEYFRPNFWPNTPDINPYILQSGNETLFMTRYFMAATLSSNYGIYGPVYELGIHTPIPGKEEYLDSEKYEIKQWDWDKKTRISELITLVNKIRKENPAFHDTNNLELCRIDNDQILAYFKYDHESQNYILCVVNLDPYNTQSGWVQVPLYLMGISEGHQLCMHDLLTGNKYIWEREWNYVELNPRYVPFHLFKIELR, encoded by the coding sequence ATGGGTGCATTTTTTTCTTGCTTTTCAAGCATAAATAAAAAATTGTGTATTTTAGCACCCCAAAAACTATCTTTTCTGATTGAAACCAACACTAAAGTACACATACTCATGGCACAAAATCGTGTAATTATAGAAAACGTACAACCCGAAATTGACGGCGGAAAGTACCCTGCCAAACGCGTAGTAGGGCAAATTGTAAAAGTAACTGCAGATATTTTTGCTGATGGACACGACGTTATAGCCGCAGAAGTCGCCTATAAACATGAAAAAGAAAAAGCCTGGAAACGCAACTCTTTTACTCATTTAGGAAATGACGCTTGGGTAAGCGAATTTAAGGTAGAAAAACAAGGCTACTATGAATTTAAAATTGAAGGTTGGATTGACCATGCCCTTACTTGGCAACATAATATAGAACGAAAAATTAACGATAAGCAATTTGTTAATATAGAACTTTTAGACGGTATTCAATATTTAGAGTCTCTTATTGAAAAAGTAACCAAAGCCGAAGGTAAGTATTTACAACATTTGGTAGATTTGTTTAGAGATAGTGAAAAATACCATGAAGCCATCAAAGAAGCTCTCTCTCCTCAACTACGCGAAATCTTTGAAAAATATCCACAAAGAAAATTTACCACTACCTACGACAAAGTGCTTCGCGTATATGTAGACAGAAAAAAAGCCCTCTTCTCTGCCTGGTATGAATTCTTTCCACGTTCCACAGGCGAGCATGGAAGGCATGGCACTTTTAAGGATTGCCACAAAATTATCCCACGCATTGCAGCTATGGGCTTCGATACCATTTATTTCCCACCTATTCACCCTATCGGTTCAGATTTCAAAAAAGGGAAAAATAATTCGCTTAATGCTTCTCCTGAAGACGTAGGCTCTTGTTGGGCAATAGGAAATGTAGAAGGAGGGCACAAAGATATTCTACCTGCCTTGGGTACCTTGGAGGATTTCAAGGAATTAATCAAGTATTGTGAAAGCTACGGCATTGAAATAGCTATGGATTACGCTCTGCAATGCTCTCCTAATCACCCTTATGTAAAACAATATCCACAATGGTTCAAATGGCGACCCGACGGCACAGTGCAATATGCTGAAAACCCTCCTAAAAAATACCAAGATATTTTACCTATCAATTTTGAAACCGACGACTGGAAAAACCTCTGGAACGAACTTTTGAGTATCTTATTTTACTGGATTGAGGTCGGTATTAAGATTTTCAGAGTAGATAACCCACATACCAAATCGTTTAGATTTTGGGAATGGGCAATCTCAGAAGTAAAAAAGAAGTACCCCGATGTAATATTTCTCTCTGAAGCCTTCACGCGACCCAAAGTCATGCACATGTTAGCCAAATTAGGATTTACACAATCTTACACTTACTACACTTGGCGAAATACTAAATACGAACTTTCACAATACATGACCGAGCTTACCAAGGGTGAAGGAAAAGAATATTTTAGACCCAACTTCTGGCCTAATACCCCTGACATCAACCCTTACATCTTGCAAAGCGGAAACGAAACCCTGTTCATGACGCGCTATTTCATGGCAGCTACGCTCAGCTCTAACTATGGCATATACGGTCCTGTTTACGAGCTCGGTATCCACACACCTATACCAGGCAAAGAGGAATACCTTGACTCCGAGAAATACGAAATCAAACAATGGGATTGGGATAAGAAAACACGTATATCAGAATTGATAACCTTAGTAAACAAAATTCGCAAAGAAAATCCCGCTTTTCATGACACAAATAATCTGGAACTCTGCCGTATTGATAATGACCAGATTCTAGCATATTTTAAGTATGACCACGAGTCCCAAAATTATATTCTTTGCGTAGTAAACCTGGATCCTTACAACACCCAATCGGGTTGGGTACAAGTGCCTCTATACCTCATGGGTATCAGCGAAGGGCACCAGCTATGCATGCACGATTTACTTACAGGCAATAAATACATTTGGGAACGTGAATGGAACTACGTAGAACTCAACCCAAGGTATGTACCTTTTCATTTATTCAAAATTGAGCTAAGATAA
- a CDS encoding T9SS type A sorting domain-containing protein: MKKILFFVVLFISLSRSFSQTISGIINTYARVTAIDVPNKILTFDNVIDPTGGTSTADFAVGKTIMIIQMKGAVINTANDATYGTLVVNGIQSAGLFEWTKVVSCSACTSSQIKVETLKNTYNVSGSVQIVSVPEYTNVTVGASGIQARDWSTNLERGGILVLSATGTVTLNGNISAVGRGFRGGLRSNNRNTCADQTTFRSSDIGFGQKGEGITAYTSDMYAKGALVNGGGGGNDHNGGGGGGGNYTSGGRGGNGWNGACGFSTSGLYGGVGGISLQTYYSSPAKRLFLGGGGGGGQQNNSMGGNGGNGGGIIFISANTLAIPPTCTTSYSIDASGNPGEHSTGFDAGGGGGAGGVVVLRVNNYNLPCAANPLYVRVNGGNGGNVVHSVVHGGGGGGGLGAIILTTPVPANMIITSNPGNPGLDCNGSCSSTGTAGGSCSIVNCHLVLSSDPLPIELAYFKVQQSNHTALLQWAARSDKNVSHFEVQKSYDLETIENFGKVIAEGNITPTQKYSFTDRNLQVGTQYYRIKIVNTDGSVDFSSWEVLQVENLQTADFEIYPNPTTDKIIVHDRQSRNLRKEVSIYNMSNVLVETAYFEGDRFEILLNNLPKGMYLIKVQSQEQVWIERFVVF, from the coding sequence ATGAAAAAAATACTATTTTTTGTTGTACTTTTTATTTCACTAAGTAGGAGTTTTTCTCAAACTATATCAGGTATTATTAACACATATGCAAGGGTAACAGCTATTGATGTACCTAATAAAATACTTACTTTTGACAATGTAATAGATCCTACTGGTGGTACGAGTACAGCCGACTTTGCTGTAGGTAAAACAATAATGATTATTCAAATGAAAGGAGCAGTAATCAATACAGCTAACGATGCTACGTATGGTACTTTGGTAGTGAATGGTATACAAAGTGCAGGACTTTTTGAGTGGACAAAAGTAGTATCTTGTAGTGCTTGTACCTCTTCACAAATAAAAGTAGAGACTTTAAAGAATACATACAATGTAAGTGGTTCAGTACAAATTGTGAGTGTACCTGAATATACTAACGTGACTGTAGGAGCATCAGGTATTCAAGCTCGCGACTGGAGCACAAATTTAGAAAGAGGAGGTATATTGGTGCTTTCTGCTACAGGAACAGTTACTTTGAATGGGAATATCTCTGCTGTGGGGCGTGGTTTTAGGGGTGGCTTAAGGAGTAACAATCGCAATACTTGTGCTGACCAAACTACATTTAGGAGCAGTGATATTGGTTTTGGGCAAAAAGGGGAGGGTATAACTGCTTATACCTCTGATATGTATGCCAAAGGTGCTTTGGTAAATGGTGGCGGTGGTGGAAATGACCATAATGGTGGCGGTGGCGGCGGTGGAAACTACACTTCAGGAGGTAGAGGTGGAAATGGTTGGAATGGTGCCTGCGGTTTTAGTACATCAGGCTTGTATGGAGGGGTAGGAGGCATCTCTTTACAAACTTATTATAGTTCACCTGCCAAACGCTTATTTTTGGGCGGCGGTGGTGGTGGTGGTCAACAAAATAATAGTATGGGAGGGAATGGTGGCAATGGTGGAGGTATTATTTTCATTAGTGCTAACACATTAGCTATTCCTCCAACTTGCACCACGAGCTATAGCATAGACGCTAGTGGTAACCCTGGTGAACATTCCACAGGTTTTGATGCAGGTGGCGGTGGTGGAGCTGGTGGAGTAGTTGTTTTACGTGTGAATAATTATAATTTACCTTGTGCAGCTAATCCTTTATATGTACGTGTAAATGGTGGAAATGGAGGTAATGTAGTTCATAGTGTTGTTCATGGAGGCGGGGGAGGAGGTGGTTTAGGAGCTATTATATTGACAACCCCTGTTCCTGCTAATATGATTATAACAAGCAATCCTGGTAATCCAGGATTGGATTGTAATGGTTCATGTAGTTCAACAGGAACTGCAGGAGGATCTTGTAGCATAGTTAATTGTCATTTAGTACTTTCTTCAGATCCTTTGCCAATTGAATTAGCTTATTTTAAGGTTCAGCAAAGTAATCATACTGCTCTTTTGCAGTGGGCTGCTCGTTCAGACAAAAATGTGAGTCATTTTGAAGTTCAAAAAAGCTATGATTTAGAAACAATTGAAAACTTTGGTAAGGTGATAGCCGAAGGCAATATTACCCCTACGCAAAAGTATAGCTTCACAGATAGAAATCTGCAGGTAGGTACGCAATATTATAGGATAAAAATTGTTAATACTGATGGTTCAGTGGATTTCTCTTCTTGGGAAGTATTGCAGGTAGAAAATCTACAAACGGCTGATTTTGAGATATATCCTAATCCTACCACTGACAAGATTATAGTTCACGATAGGCAGAGCCGAAATTTACGAAAAGAAGTAAGCATCTATAACATGAGTAATGTATTGGTAGAAACTGCTTATTTTGAGGGTGATAGATTTGAAATTTTGTTAAATAATTTGCCAAAAGGTATGTATTTAATTAAAGTTCAAAGTCAGGAACAGGTTTGGATAGAGCGCTTTGTAGTATTTTAA
- a CDS encoding NAD(P)H-dependent oxidoreductase subunit E — protein MSAYRFNTDRSYHVGAKFTEENLAKVQEIIKRYPEGKQKSAILPILHIAQTQFGWISVNVMDYIAELLNIQPIEVYEVATFYTMFHLEPVGKYVLEVCRTGPCMICGADEILEYLEQKLGIHVNETTPDKRFTLKTVECLAACGGAPCLQVKLKSMDGAYKYYENLTPAKIDELIATEWI, from the coding sequence ATGTCTGCTTATCGTTTTAATACTGACAGGAGCTACCACGTGGGAGCAAAGTTTACAGAAGAGAATCTTGCTAAAGTACAAGAAATTATTAAACGCTACCCAGAGGGCAAGCAAAAATCGGCTATATTGCCTATCTTACACATCGCTCAAACTCAATTCGGTTGGATTAGTGTGAATGTAATGGATTACATAGCCGAGCTCCTAAATATCCAACCAATTGAGGTGTACGAAGTGGCTACCTTTTACACCATGTTTCACCTTGAACCTGTGGGCAAATATGTATTAGAAGTTTGTCGTACAGGACCATGTATGATTTGTGGGGCAGATGAAATTCTTGAGTATTTGGAACAGAAGTTAGGTATTCATGTAAACGAAACTACTCCTGATAAACGCTTTACTCTCAAAACCGTAGAATGTTTAGCAGCGTGTGGGGGAGCCCCCTGCCTGCAAGTAAAATTGAAAAGTATGGACGGAGCTTACAAATACTATGAAAACCTTACTCCTGCTAAAATTGACGAATTGATAGCTACTGAATGGATTTAG
- the nuoD gene encoding NADH dehydrogenase (quinone) subunit D produces the protein MANQLAVIEKDEALLKELGSKNLVVEDAVYLNELTTVNLGPTHPATHGVFQNVLQMDGEKIVSGVPTIGYIHRAFEKIAEHRPFYQITPLTDRLNYCSAPINNLGWWMTVEKLLGVQVPQKAQYMRVIMMELARIADHIICNSILGVDTGAFTGFLYLFQQREHIYEIYEEVCGARLTTNMGRIGGMERDFSETALAKIKKFVKEFPPVMREFEKLFNRNRIFMDRTIGVGAISAERAINYGFTGPNLRATGVDYDVRVMNPYSGYQDFEFDIPVGQHGDSYDRFMVRNEEMWQSLRIIEQALEKLPKAEGSYYANDSRYYLPPKIDVYTKMEALIYHFKIIMGEIDAPVGEVYHSVEGANGELGFYLISDGGRTPYRLHFRRPCFIYYQAYPEMCVGQQLSDAIVTMSSLNVIAGELDA, from the coding sequence ATGGCAAATCAATTAGCGGTTATAGAAAAAGACGAAGCCCTTTTGAAGGAACTAGGTTCAAAAAATTTAGTGGTAGAAGATGCTGTTTATCTTAATGAACTTACTACGGTCAATTTAGGTCCTACACATCCTGCTACGCATGGTGTTTTCCAGAATGTCTTACAGATGGATGGGGAAAAAATAGTATCAGGAGTACCTACAATTGGCTATATTCATAGAGCATTTGAAAAAATTGCAGAACACAGACCTTTCTACCAAATTACTCCCCTTACAGACCGTTTGAATTACTGTTCTGCACCTATCAATAACCTGGGTTGGTGGATGACAGTAGAAAAGCTCTTAGGAGTGCAAGTTCCGCAAAAAGCACAATACATGCGTGTAATTATGATGGAACTAGCACGCATCGCCGACCATATAATTTGTAATTCTATTTTAGGAGTGGATACAGGAGCTTTTACGGGTTTCTTATATCTTTTTCAGCAGCGCGAACATATCTACGAAATATATGAAGAGGTATGTGGGGCAAGACTTACCACGAACATGGGTAGAATTGGTGGCATGGAACGTGATTTTTCTGAAACAGCTCTCGCTAAGATCAAGAAATTTGTAAAAGAATTTCCTCCTGTGATGCGGGAGTTTGAAAAATTGTTTAATCGAAATCGTATTTTTATGGATAGAACTATCGGGGTGGGAGCTATTTCAGCAGAGAGGGCTATAAATTACGGTTTTACAGGTCCTAACCTACGAGCTACAGGCGTAGATTATGATGTACGTGTCATGAACCCTTATTCAGGGTATCAAGATTTTGAATTTGATATCCCTGTTGGGCAACATGGTGATAGCTACGACCGTTTTATGGTACGTAATGAAGAGATGTGGCAGAGCCTTCGCATCATTGAGCAAGCCTTAGAAAAATTGCCTAAGGCAGAAGGAAGTTATTATGCTAATGACTCTCGCTACTATCTACCGCCCAAAATAGATGTTTATACAAAAATGGAAGCATTGATCTATCACTTCAAAATTATAATGGGTGAAATTGATGCGCCAGTAGGAGAGGTTTATCATTCTGTAGAAGGTGCTAACGGGGAGTTAGGATTTTACCTTATTTCGGATGGAGGACGTACCCCATATCGCTTACATTTTAGAAGACCTTGTTTTATCTATTATCAAGCCTATCCTGAAATGTGTGTAGGGCAACAACTTTCTGACGCAATAGTAACCATGAGTAGCCTTAACGTAATTGCAGGAGAACTTGATGCATAA